A region of Anoplopoma fimbria isolate UVic2021 breed Golden Eagle Sablefish chromosome 24, Afim_UVic_2022, whole genome shotgun sequence DNA encodes the following proteins:
- the samsn1b gene encoding SAM domain-containing protein SAMSN-1b: protein MIGLCQCDKGAETADDTAESIHTTGRLKKLQNLVQTKKAHQSGAWREKRTSENNDHVADVLSNNNPVLTCIGLGKRAEKKPSMTNPSPQQQQQQLARDVHEDSEGEAVWSPQLGNYQWYPFECPQTWTPFYHTCRQPRHEPSVCGGTLSLPRTTEWDRFESLIQELDSKQSHLSPPQMIRSITDLQLSQDPLKQEQKSDSTKPRLQRRDTETSSHSDGKHGEASPEKTLTAITTGNTQKDEAEKREAGGQPFSKGHGRSSNSVESLYSLNSGQSSSSGVTSGSGFSSNRDSLRLEDDLLYTRPLCCRAKVHTDFVPSPYDTESLKLEVGDVIDIIAKPPMGIWTGMLNGRTGNFKFIYVDVLTEDGPHTHMETQTHRVRQKSTVKEVLKRLSMEEHFSSLQLNGYQTVDDLMKLREHHLTELNVTDPGHRTRLLAAVHSLQHLHSDSQLENEAGQGAETPGENMKADMNNCPRDSGCHMPSDSPDSSTADTDLHFISEYPMPAETAAS, encoded by the exons ATGATAGGGCTGTGCCAGTGTGATAAG GGCGCTGAAACTGCAGATGACACGGCAGAATCAATACACACCACAGGAAGACTAAAGAAGTTACAGAACCTGGTTCAAACAAAGAAGGCACATCAGAGTGGAGcttggagagagaagaggaccTCTGAGAATAACG ATCATGTGGCAGATGTGTTGAGTAACAACAATCCAGTGCTAACCTGCATCGGCCTGGggaagagagcagagaagaagcCCTCCATGACCAATCCATCaccacagcagcaacaacaacagctggcCAGAGATGTCCACGAAGATTCAGAAGGGGAAGCAGTTTGGAGTCCACAGCTTGGAAATTATCAGTGGTACCCATTTGAGTGTCCGCAGACCTGGACTCCCTTCTACCACACCTGTCGCCAGCCTCGACACGAGCCGTCGGTGTGCGGCGGCACCTTGTCGCTGCCCCGGACCACAGAATGGGATCGCTTCGAGAGTTTGATACAGGAACTGGACAGCAAACAGTCTCATCTGTCTCCTCCACAAATGATTCGCTCCATCACCGATCTGCAGCTCTCACAGGACCCA CTAAAGCAGGAGCAGAAAAGCGACTCAACCAAACCGAGGCTGCAGAGGAGGGACACGGAGACCTCATCACACAGTGACGGGAAGCACGGCGAGGCCTCACCTGAGAAAACGCTGACAGCCATCACT ActggaaacacacagaaagatgaAGCAGAGAAGAGGGAAGCTGGTGGGCAACCATTTAGCAAAGGACACGGGCGGTCCAGTAACTCTGTGGAAAGCCTCTACAGCCTCAACAGTGGACAAAGTTCCTCAA GTGGCGTCACCAGTGGCTCAGGCTTCTCCAGTAACAGGGACAGTCTGAGGCTGGAGGACGATCTATTGTACACAAGACCGCTCTGTTGCAGAGCGAAAGTCCACACAGATTTTGTGCCAAGTCCATATGACACAGAATCCCTCAAACTTGAG GTGGGAGATGTGATCGACATAATCGCCAAGCCCCCCATGGGAATATGGACCGGCATGCTGAATGGCAGAACGGGAAATTTCAAGTTCATTTATGTGGATGTGCTAACAGAGGATGGCCCTCATACGCACATGGAAACACAAACccacagagtgagacagaaatCAACTGTCAAGGAAGTGTTGAAGCGCCTCAGTATGGAG GAGCATTTCTCATCTCTACAGCTGAACGGTTACCAAACAGTGGACGACTTGATGAAGCTGAGGGAGCATCACCTGACGGAGCTGAATGTGACGGATCCAGGGCACAGGACTCGTCTGCTCGCTGCTGTCCACTCCCTGCAGCACCTGCACT CGGACAGTCAGTTGGAAAACGAGGCCGGTCAGGGGGCCGAGACCCCCGGCGAGAACATGAAGGCAGATATGAACAACTGCCCAAGAGACTCCGGCTGCCACATGCCATCTGACAGTCCCGACAGCAGCACAGCGGACACAGACCTGCACTTTATCTCTGAATACCCAATGCCAGCCGAGACGGCAGCTTCTTGA